One segment of Bradyrhizobium sp. CB2312 DNA contains the following:
- a CDS encoding SUMF1/EgtB/PvdO family nonheme iron enzyme, translating to MDGDGPKRQRTPEEKVIRVAPSSSSVRRSLADGEAQYLAAAIAKLDSLEYGDPAEFVFDRSGRAAARRSNLRELWVPPTFRTADERNVERDINALWTTTAQCAVVIGHPGYGKSTLARFLTTRFAQEFLASKLDRFAFYVPLASLKLKDRTNQRAIVECALRAVELELDEGALLELEKSVKTATLIFDGLDELPLTHGTGDQIPTRIEAAALIRSVNIPNNESFRTGGLSTIVTSRVADWHEDDRTKIRPAALFEISNFSPEQAREAVVRWHDVAIGLRAEEGLNTADLEKRKLDVASAISTNSELGAVCLTPLMLNILQTIYSDESRDIPSSVSQLCLRAVDRLFIKKHLFGEQKLLVTDHASWILDALAEAAFTAQERLVQGGTKILTDEDLRRVSKNTCRLSEATLFETRENLITSIAAHIRRGHGILPPLRRNEYDFAHNVFREVLAGYALAKRPVTQRRGYALLEKWHPPIRYWAGLRAASEEGKNEINAFVGELRGGPGSRTIEAALARAEMLSEVVSVTHGQNLMRDLKQRILATQSELLKWLSRRSLPFSKRMRIGDLLGTLGDPRLEAEFSSRLFWLETGPRQIGRSTNHITRITKYSSVPASPPIKGMLSRFALSAFLVTNAEYKQFLDDGGYKQREHWQSAEGWTWASGDDDFRNAVLNRARDVAPTHLTSEVLGQRLIAEDFPDQCERMIKRSSPMYWSAPSHNRPNQPVVGVNWWEALAYASWIDARLRKEGKLDKGQQVRLPTEAEWESVARQLSGDNPYPWTEGAPYENAHLRAAESNEEARALRPCAVGLFPFNSSGLHDIVGNVWEWTLSKAKPYSEEAFRQEADVCGLDDRVARGSSWLSSEIEAAEITFRSFDPPYNAYEDLGIRLCVAERGK from the coding sequence ATGGATGGCGATGGCCCGAAAAGGCAGCGAACTCCTGAAGAGAAAGTGATCAGAGTAGCGCCATCATCCTCTTCCGTTCGAAGATCACTCGCCGACGGCGAAGCACAGTATTTGGCTGCAGCGATCGCCAAGCTGGATAGCCTGGAGTACGGAGACCCTGCCGAATTCGTCTTCGATCGGTCCGGTCGGGCTGCTGCCCGGCGTAGCAATCTCCGCGAGCTATGGGTGCCGCCGACATTCCGAACTGCCGATGAACGAAATGTCGAGCGGGATATAAATGCTCTTTGGACGACCACAGCGCAATGTGCGGTCGTGATTGGCCATCCGGGATATGGCAAATCGACCCTTGCTCGATTCCTGACCACCAGATTTGCTCAAGAATTTCTTGCAAGCAAGTTGGACCGCTTTGCGTTCTACGTGCCACTCGCGTCTTTGAAGCTAAAAGACAGGACCAATCAGCGGGCGATCGTAGAGTGTGCACTGCGAGCAGTTGAACTCGAGTTGGATGAAGGGGCGCTCCTCGAATTGGAAAAATCCGTGAAGACCGCCACGTTGATTTTCGACGGCCTGGACGAGCTTCCACTGACGCACGGAACCGGCGACCAGATACCTACACGGATTGAGGCTGCCGCTTTGATACGAAGCGTCAACATCCCAAACAACGAGAGCTTCCGGACAGGTGGCCTCAGCACAATTGTGACCAGCCGCGTGGCGGACTGGCACGAGGACGATCGAACCAAGATAAGGCCAGCGGCCCTGTTTGAAATCTCTAATTTCTCGCCAGAACAGGCAAGGGAAGCAGTGGTTCGCTGGCACGACGTTGCGATTGGACTTCGCGCAGAAGAAGGGCTTAACACAGCAGATCTGGAGAAGCGCAAACTCGATGTAGCCAGTGCAATTTCGACGAACTCCGAGCTCGGTGCTGTTTGCTTAACGCCGTTGATGCTTAACATCCTGCAAACGATCTATTCGGACGAGAGCCGCGATATCCCCTCATCTGTGAGTCAATTGTGCCTCAGAGCTGTTGACCGGCTCTTCATCAAAAAGCACCTGTTCGGCGAACAGAAGCTTCTCGTTACCGATCATGCAAGCTGGATACTGGACGCGCTTGCGGAAGCCGCCTTCACGGCGCAAGAACGGCTCGTACAGGGCGGGACAAAGATCCTGACTGACGAAGACCTTCGGCGCGTCTCAAAAAACACGTGCCGGCTCTCGGAAGCGACGCTCTTCGAGACCCGGGAAAACCTTATCACGAGCATTGCGGCTCATATTCGGCGCGGACATGGCATCTTGCCGCCGCTGCGGCGAAATGAATACGACTTCGCGCACAACGTGTTTCGGGAGGTGCTGGCCGGTTATGCGTTAGCCAAGCGGCCGGTCACTCAGCGACGCGGTTACGCATTGCTCGAGAAGTGGCATCCGCCGATCCGGTATTGGGCCGGACTGCGGGCGGCAAGCGAAGAAGGAAAGAACGAAATAAACGCCTTCGTTGGTGAATTGAGAGGTGGGCCTGGAAGCCGCACGATCGAAGCTGCTCTGGCCCGAGCCGAAATGCTCAGCGAAGTAGTATCCGTCACGCATGGTCAGAACTTGATGCGGGACCTCAAACAGAGGATCCTGGCGACCCAATCCGAGTTGCTCAAGTGGCTGAGCAGGCGTTCGCTGCCGTTCTCGAAGAGGATGCGGATCGGCGATCTTCTGGGCACGTTAGGCGACCCGAGGCTCGAGGCCGAGTTCAGTTCGAGGCTATTCTGGCTAGAGACCGGACCCAGGCAGATTGGGCGATCGACCAACCATATCACGAGAATAACGAAATATTCCAGCGTTCCTGCCTCACCTCCCATCAAGGGAATGCTAAGCCGCTTTGCGTTATCGGCGTTCTTGGTGACCAACGCCGAATACAAGCAGTTCCTGGATGATGGAGGCTACAAGCAGCGGGAGCACTGGCAGAGTGCCGAAGGATGGACGTGGGCAAGCGGTGATGATGACTTCCGCAATGCCGTCCTGAACCGTGCTCGGGACGTTGCACCGACGCACCTCACGAGTGAAGTGCTTGGGCAGCGCCTGATTGCTGAAGACTTCCCGGATCAATGCGAGCGAATGATAAAGCGATCTTCCCCGATGTACTGGTCCGCCCCTTCACACAACAGGCCAAATCAACCGGTTGTCGGGGTGAATTGGTGGGAGGCGCTGGCTTATGCGAGCTGGATCGACGCCCGGCTTCGCAAGGAGGGAAAACTGGACAAAGGTCAACAGGTACGTCTGCCGACAGAAGCCGAGTGGGAGAGCGTGGCCCGGCAACTGAGTGGAGACAACCCCTATCCCTGGACGGAGGGGGCTCCTTACGAGAACGCTCATTTGCGGGCCGCAGAAAGTAACGAGGAGGCGAGGGCCCTTCGGCCCTGCGCCGTCGGGCTATTTCCGTTCAATTCGAGTGGTCTTCATGATATCGTCGGCAATGTCTGGGAATGGACGCTTTCAAAAGCAAAGCCATACTCTGAAGAGGCCTTCCGGCAAGAAGCAGACGTCTGTGGCCTGGATGATCGGGTTGCGCGCGGGTCCTCGTGGCTATCGTCCGAGATCGAAGCGGCGGAAATAACGTTCAGAAGCTTTGATCCTCCATACAATGCATATGAAGATCTTGGAATAAGACTTTGCGTCGCTGAACGAGGGAAGTGA
- a CDS encoding NAD(P)-dependent oxidoreductase yields the protein MSDKILVTGTSVREELLKPLVEAGFVVENPTNLLSEDELAAALADKAGYLLGGDEFATAKALQGAKKLKIIAFLGMGYQSFIDADAADRCGIAVTNTPGTLSNAVAEFTIGLLLNSTRRIHQYALAYSEGNSGKEEKQRDLANLHVGIVGLGGIGTRIAEILRWGINCPVSYFSRTRKPAEEARLGLTYRPLDELSESVDVLIVMTPGNNETRGLIGRRQFDRFRPGLILINSARAEIVDPTALLDALLAGRLGYAAFDGFYEQAEIAGAAKVLIPTRLMITGHIASLTSDARDAMANRAVASIINMIKSGEDPYRVR from the coding sequence ATGTCAGACAAGATCTTGGTAACTGGCACCAGCGTTCGCGAGGAATTGCTAAAGCCGCTGGTTGAAGCGGGATTTGTGGTCGAGAACCCGACAAATCTGTTATCTGAGGATGAACTCGCGGCAGCCCTGGCCGATAAGGCGGGATACCTCTTGGGCGGAGACGAGTTTGCAACAGCAAAGGCACTTCAAGGCGCAAAGAAACTCAAGATAATCGCCTTTCTTGGAATGGGGTATCAATCATTTATCGATGCCGATGCGGCTGACAGGTGTGGGATCGCAGTCACCAACACGCCGGGCACTCTCAGCAATGCCGTTGCCGAATTCACAATCGGCCTGCTTTTGAACTCGACCCGCCGCATCCATCAATACGCGCTGGCGTACTCTGAGGGAAATTCCGGGAAGGAAGAAAAACAAAGAGACTTGGCGAATCTGCATGTCGGAATCGTGGGTCTCGGTGGCATTGGCACCCGTATTGCTGAAATTCTGAGATGGGGCATTAATTGTCCCGTCTCTTACTTCTCAAGAACGCGAAAGCCAGCCGAGGAGGCGCGCCTTGGGTTGACTTACCGGCCGCTTGACGAGCTTTCGGAGAGTGTCGACGTCCTGATTGTCATGACACCAGGCAATAACGAAACGCGCGGTTTGATCGGGCGAAGACAGTTTGACAGGTTCAGGCCCGGGCTCATTCTGATCAACAGCGCGCGCGCCGAGATCGTTGACCCAACAGCTTTGTTGGACGCCCTTTTGGCAGGAAGGCTCGGCTATGCAGCCTTCGATGGGTTTTACGAGCAGGCCGAGATCGCCGGTGCTGCCAAGGTGCTCATACCGACACGACTAATGATAACCGGCCACATTGCTTCGCTTACCAGCGATGCGCGGGATGCGATGGCCAATCGGGCGGTCGCATCGATCATCAACATGATCAAGTCTGGCGAGGACCCCTATAGGGTCAGGTGA
- a CDS encoding iron-containing redox enzyme family protein encodes MNSDALPRTAFPVDKYFQPIVHWPIAPFIAEAEAIERRARIEVHPFFEYAKNHPDALALWASQEAVVTNPFSQILLRVIARIANVHVRSLLMPVVDGEHSSVRGGIADRSHPWLIWKLCRSIGLSDRPVKVTEAVASFIEALQQTEADPMRALGALGVGNEQMLLAEYRAVEACFDTALPTADYKSFLHANIGEDEAHTRLIAEAATALEKLGYDARQYLAGASHGVSARVRYYDELLREAQLGV; translated from the coding sequence ATGAATAGCGATGCTTTGCCAAGGACCGCGTTTCCGGTGGACAAATATTTCCAGCCAATTGTCCATTGGCCGATTGCCCCATTCATTGCTGAAGCGGAAGCGATTGAGCGGCGCGCTCGAATAGAGGTGCATCCCTTTTTCGAGTACGCAAAGAATCACCCAGATGCTCTAGCACTTTGGGCGAGCCAGGAGGCTGTGGTCACCAACCCGTTTTCGCAGATCCTGCTTCGAGTAATTGCCAGGATTGCGAATGTTCACGTTCGCTCACTTCTGATGCCGGTCGTCGATGGCGAGCACAGCTCAGTCCGTGGCGGGATTGCAGATCGTTCTCACCCGTGGCTCATTTGGAAGTTGTGCAGGTCCATTGGGCTATCAGATCGACCGGTCAAAGTAACCGAAGCGGTAGCATCGTTCATCGAAGCGTTGCAGCAAACTGAGGCTGATCCAATGCGAGCGCTTGGAGCTCTTGGCGTCGGAAATGAGCAAATGCTTCTCGCCGAATATCGAGCGGTGGAGGCTTGTTTCGATACCGCTTTGCCAACAGCAGACTACAAGAGCTTCCTTCACGCGAACATTGGAGAAGACGAGGCGCATACCCGCCTCATCGCTGAAGCGGCGACCGCGCTTGAAAAGCTAGGCTATGACGCGCGGCAGTATCTGGCCGGCGCGTCGCACGGCGTCAGCGCCAGGGTGCGCTACTATGACGAGCTGCTGCGCGAGGCGCAGCTGGGCGTTTAA